Proteins found in one Micropterus dolomieu isolate WLL.071019.BEF.003 ecotype Adirondacks linkage group LG12, ASM2129224v1, whole genome shotgun sequence genomic segment:
- the LOC123980865 gene encoding NACHT and WD repeat domain-containing protein 2 isoform X1, protein MKRMNPRWKSPPMWPSGVGSRQPCPRESALRRAAISGNINALPPNSVPTGRSVRVFICSNPDDTEAERNALKEHVYPKLRDFCRENYGIEFQVVDLYWGVDPEEWDSPELQRLRMKLLEECLKTSAGPCFVGLVGEKYGSIRVPGEVESAEFEMILDAAVEAGLDTHILEEWYCRDENSVPPAYYLKPKAQMLKNYQNSMESSSAAKTKNDKAWRNVSEEIKRIFRTAVLQLQEKGTMKSAQAKKFLCSALEDELDFALGKQTPAFLRKCVCYIRKISNFDRFAKLPDMGRYMDIVVSGDRVMRNQEAYERLLKVRDEFIPTVVAASNLRVYSSVTHCDMKSGYSQEVESHYVEGLCKQFYEDMVDIIQATVQQNFDTESDPLYDEILQHLSLCKSYSTLYEFKTESLDYIQEYLLPSKGSRTSPLVVYGGPCTGKTLLLSEVAKQAYTWLQKEMGPETDPVVIVRFIGSSPLSIDLRTLLQSICEQIALNYRCLIHFLPNKIQEMKELLINLLGESSFHRPLVIVLDALEQLSDGDDVRKLWWLPIHLPRTVRIVVSTLPNKHGILQKLRHLIHDERYYVELVQRDRKVCSQTLKQQLLGVKRKVTSGQQIYVNEALAKCTLPMFVNLIYREVVHWRSHKDVDDRSLCSTVHESIEQLFYSVENKLGQRFVFRALGYITMAKAGLTEVELEDILSLDNIVLGDVIVATYLKNPLRISYDLVARLKEELDGYLVERQVRNVTLMVWANRHLHLIAQKLYLSNEEDVHQMHSLLAEYFLGAWSGGRKKIFTYDNNHFTSLNISHHKNPHQQQGHEKTSSDKYSYDRQTPEQPWVFQCNLLEPDIFFVNHRKMTELVYHLTRSGRTDDLMFGVIMNFSWLYTMIKIGQFEKALTDIDLAYSYTQEKELKFLAATLRSIKVKVLKNPASLSAELQQRLLPVVTSLPKLRHLLLECDKDGPKYCSIVPLHSSMDVTYSPERLPLCSSYMQIVEILPTLAPNIVLVALEDGSVSTWDVESRQLLRQIDTARSVVLGIRLTTDEKYLVVATTKNTLLIYDNHKSCLLSEVEIKGSKHGGVTGGVTFINGFTLSTHHALAWLEASKDVNVIDLLYGWPLYQFHCWYEVTCVQCSPDGMYAFCGQYLNTASIFHLGNGDKLATVTSEFSGGFVKSILVLDTLNQMVMIDNEGSLSVWNTKEITNPRLMEDYDCRGDDSEVVGIELSEDQRSILLCKARSIEVLDTKVWKMVEKFKAKRTERFVAAVLSKNGQSIVASMENTSSIFVWRRDSGQCMASLIEISGAIVKLIKSAHHNLLLSVASSGVLSVWDIDIITAMSNIDKTGKKIQILQLSGREDYVFTMDGSEAVHKWNFSTGFIETVFKHEGIVENCVLTSSGDLMVTSDDKSSQYIWQTTTGENIFRINGQKISQLLITHNDQFVVSLCEQNASRVWRLATGHKVCNILVTLQSALITTANTFLVGTTKNKLLAVSLWSGSVSKKFVCDDGISIVNFKLIPDCPDCVVFITSTETVFIWSVADESVCRRVQLPTNFLKNLEDFQISPNGKLGIVSKGDENINVLDLHSGKLRLVHAAGIIWRQKLSRDGRYLVYICFRNSDEDDEAGVVSNLIVMRLADGKSIGTCSLYKTPTYLSLCQRALNIIIGFEDGSIGTYTVVDRVDAALKIKIATSNSRQIVNNASQKVRPKCGNHSFKSVADCIWRESTEVFSRDSPINVSDSGEGESTTPTKKTELLQ, encoded by the exons GGTCTGGTGGGAGAAAAGTACGGCAGCATCCGAGTGCCGGGGGAGGTGGAATCAGCGGAGTTTGAGATGATCTTGGATGCAGCTGTGGAGGCGGGGCTGGACACACACATCTTGGAAGAGTGGTACTGCAGGGACGAAAACTCTGTGCCACCCGCATACTACCTCAAACCCAAAGCCCAAATGCTTAAGAACTATCAGAACTCA ATGGAGTCGAGCAGCGCAGCCAAGACCAAGAATGACAAGGCCTGGAGGAATGTGTCGGAGGAGATCAAGAGGATCTTCCGAACAGCGGTGCTGCAGCTTCAGGAGAAGGGGACCATGAAGAGCGCTCAGGCCAAGAAATTCCTTTGCTCTG CCTTGGAGGATGAATTAGACTTTGCCCTTGGGAAACAAACTCCGGCCTTTCTCAGGAAATGTGTCTGCTACATTCGCAAGATCTCCAACTTTGACCGCTTCGCCAAACTCCCTGATATGGGCCGATATATGGACATCGTGGTTAGTGGTGATCGCGTCATGCGCAACCAGGAAGCCTACGAACGCCTTCTGAAGGTCCGGGACGAATTCATCCCCACAGTCGTCGCTGCCTCCAACCTCCGTGTCTACTCTTCAGTCACCCACTGCGACATGAAGTCGGGCTACTCCCAAGAAGTGGAGAGCCACTATGTAGAAGGTCTGTGTAAACAGTTCTACGAGGACATGGTGGATATCATCCAAGCCACGGTCCAGCAAAACTTTGACACGGAAAGCGACCCGCTGTACGATGAGATCCTGCAGCACCTGTCCCTCTGTAAAAGCTACTCAACGCTTTACGAGTTCAAGACCGAGTCGTTGGATTACATACAGGAGTATCTTCTGCCGTCCAAGGGGAGCAGAACGAGCCCTCTGGTGGTGTACGGGGGACCTTGCACTGGGAAGACACTGCTGCTGTCTGAGGTGGCCAAACAG GCCTACACAtggctgcagaaagaaatgGGCCCTGAAACCGACCCAGTGGTCATTGTCCGTTTTATTGGCTCCAGCCCGCTCTCCATAGACCTACGCACCCTCCTCCAGAGCATTTGTGAACAGATTGCACTAAACTACCGCTGCCTGATTCACTTTTTGCCTAACAAGATCCAGGAGATGAAGGAACTGTTGATCAACCTTCTAGGGGAATCTTCATTCCACAGGCCCTTGGTAATTGTCCTGGATGCCCTGGAGCAGCTCTCAGATGGCGATGACGTTCGCAAGCTGTGGTGGCTCCCCATACACCTGCCTCGGACAGTCCGCATTGTAGTCTCAACATTACCCAATAAACATGGCATCCTGCAGAAGCTTAGACACCTCATCCATGATGAGAGGTATTATGTCGAATTAGTCCAGAGGGATCGCAAGGTCTGCAGCCAAACATTAAAACAGCAGTTGCTGGGGGTGAAGAGAAAGGTCACCTCAGGCCAGCAGATCTATGTCAATGAGGCACTTGCTAAGTGTACGTTGCCAATGTTTGTCAACCTCATCTACAGAGAAGTAGTTCATTGGAGGTCTCACAAAGATGTGGATGACAGGTCCCTGTGCTCCACAGTGCATGAAAGCATAGAACAGCTGTTCTACTCAGTGGAGAACAAGTTGGGCCAACGATTTGTCTTCAGAGCCTTAGGTTATATCACCATGGCCAAGGCTGGGCTAACTGAGGTCGAACTGGAAGATATTCTGTCCCTTGATAATATAGTCCTCGGTGATGTCATTGTGGCAACCTACCTCAAAAACCCCTTGAGGATCTCTTATGATTTAGTTGCCAGGCTCAAAGAGGAGCTGGATGGTTATCTGGTGGAACGTCAGGTACGCAACGTCACCTTGATGGTCTGGGCCAACAGACACCTGCATCTCATTGCTCAGAAGCTATATCTTAGCAATGAGGAGGACGTCCATCAAATGCACAGCCTCCTAGCTGAGTACTTCCTGGGGGCATGGTCAGGTGGCAGGAAGAAGATCTTCACTTACGATAACAACCATTTCACCTCCCTGAATATATCTCATCACAAAAATCCCCACCAACAGCAAGGCCATGAAAAAACGTCCTCTGACAAGTACTCGTATGACAGGCAGACTCCTGAACAGCCTTGGGTGTTCCAGTGCAACCTTTTGGAGCCCGACATTTTCTTTGTCAACCACAGGAAGATGACAGAGCTGGTGTACCACCTAACCAGGAGTGGGCGCACTGATGACCTCATGTTTGGTGTCATCATGAACTTCAGCTGGCTGTACACAATGATCAAGATTGGCCAGTTTGAAAAGGCTTTAACAGACATTGATCTAGCTTACAGCTACACCCAGGAAAAAGAACTGAAGTTCCTGGCCGCCACTCTTCGTAGCATCAAGGTCAAAGTGCTAAAGAACCCAGCGTCGctgtctgcagagctgcagcaaAGGCTTCTGCCAGTTGTCACCTCCCTTCCCAAGCTCAGACACCTCCTCTTGGAGTGTGACAAAGATGGCCCGAAGTACTGCTCCATTGTGCCTCTCCATTCCTCTATGGACGTCACCTACAGTCCAGAGAGGCTTCCTCTGTGCTCCAGCTACATGCAAATTGTGGAGATCCTGCCTACTTTAGCTCCAAACATAGTCCTTGTAGCCCTGGAAGATGGGTCTGTTAGCACCTGGGATGTAGAGAGCAGACAACTTCTAAGACAGATTGACACAGCCAGATCCGTCGTGCTGGGAATCAGGCTAACCACCGATGAAAAGTATCTGGTAGTGGCCACAACCAAAAACACGCTACTCATATATGATAATCACAAGTCCTGCCTTTTATCTGAGGTTGAAATCAAGGGGTCCAAGCATGGTGGTGTCACTGGTGGGGTGACCTTCATCAATGGCTTTACTTTGTCCACCCACCATGCTTTGGCTTGGCTTGAGGCTAGTAAAGATGTCAACGTTATTGACCTTCTCTACGGTTGGCCCCTTTACCAGTTCCATTGCTGGTATGAGGTGACTTGTGTCCAGTGCTCTCCAGATGGAATGTATGCCTTCTGTGGCCAGTACCTCAACACTGCATCCATCTTTCATCTGGGAAATGGGGACAAGTTGGCCACTGTGACCTCCGAGTTTTCGGGGGGATTTGTAAAGTCCATTCTAGTTCTGGACACTCTTAACCAAATGGTGATGATTGACAATGAAGGCAGTTTGTCAGTGTGGAACACCAAAGAGATCACCAACCCACGGCTGATGGAGGATTATGATTGTAGAGGGGATGATAGTGAAGTGGTAGGCATTGAGTTATCTGAAGACCAGCGCTCCATTCTCCTTTGCAAAGCCAGAAGCATTGAGGTTCTCGACACTAAAGTATGGAAAATGGTCGAGAAGTTCAAAGCCAAACGTACTGAACGCTTTGTGGCTGCTGTTCTCTCCAAGAATGGACAAAGCATCGTGGCCTCCATGGAGAACACCTCCTCCATCTTTGTCTGGAGGAGGGACAGTGGACAGTGCATGGCTAGCCTGATTGAGATCTCAGGGGCTATCGTCAAACTCATTAAATCAGCCCATCACAACCTGCTcctttctgttgccagcagtgGAGTCCTGTCTGTTTGGGACATTGATATTATCACCGCCATGTCCAATATTGACAAAACAGGGAAGAAGATCCAGATCTTGCAGCTGTCTGGCCGAGAAGATTATGTGTTTACCATGGACGGTTCAGAAGCTGTTCACAAGTGGAACTTCAGCACTGGCTTTATTGAGACAGTCTTTAAGCACGAGGGCATAGTGGAGAACTGTGTCCTAACCTCCTCAGGGGATCTCATGGTGACTTCAGATGACAAGTCCAGTCAGTACATCTGGCAAACTACTACTGGAGAAAATATCTTCCGCATCAATGGACAGAAAATATCACAGCTGCTTATCACCCACAACGACCAGTTTGTGGTGTCCCTCTGTGAGCAAAACGCCTCCAGAGTCTGGAGGCTCGCGACTGGGCACAAAGTGTGCAACATTTTAGTCACCCTCCAGAGTGCATTGATCACCACAGCAAACACTTTCCTTGTTGGAACCACCAAAAACAAGCTCCTTGCTGTCAGCCTGTGGTCAGGCAGTGTATCCAAGAAGTTTGTCTGTGATGATGGCATTAGCATCGTCAACTTCAAGCTCATTCCTGACTGCCCTGACTGTGTGGTGTTTATCACCTCCACAGAGACTGTCTTCATCTGGAGTGTGGCAGATGAGTCAGTTTGCAGGCGAGTCCAGCTGCCAACCAACTTCCTCAAAAATCTAGAGGACTTCCAGATCTCACCCAATGGGAAACTAGGAATTGTCTCCAAAGGTGACGAAAATATTAATGTCCTGGATCTTCACAGTGGGAAGCTGAGGCTTGTCCATGCTGCTGGTATCATTTGGCGTCAGAAGTTATCAAGAGATGGACGTTATCTAGTGTATATCTGTTTCCGGAACTCTGATGAAGACGACGAGGCTGGTGTTGTGTCCAATCTGATCGTGATGCGGCTCGCTGATGGTAAGAGCATCGGCACATGCTCCCTATACAAGACACCCacctacctgtctctctgccagCGAGCACTAAACATCATCATTGGCTTTGAAGACGGCAGCATCGGCACTTACACAGTAGTGGATCGGGTGGATGCTGCCCTCAAGATAAAGATAGCCACCTCCAACAGCCGACAGATTGTCAACAATGCCTCGCAGAAGGTGCGGCCCAAATGTGGCAACCATTCCTTTAAGAGCGTCGCCGACTGCATTTGGAGGGAGTCAACAGAGGTCTTCTCCAGGGACAGCCCTATCAACGTGTCTGACTCTGGTGAAGGTGAGTCGACCACACCTACGAAAAAGACTGAACTGCTGCAGTGA